Proteins from a genomic interval of Zingiber officinale cultivar Zhangliang chromosome 1B, Zo_v1.1, whole genome shotgun sequence:
- the LOC122049624 gene encoding calcium-dependent protein kinase 16-like: MGNCCRSPAAVARKDVKTNFPGAHHDPGGPASGKDGHYQNGVGGAHSKHLIVLSSDAKSVGGIEEKYALDRELGRGEFGVTYLCVDRDTRELLACKSISKRKLRTSVDVEDVRREVTIMRHLPKSPSIVSLREALEDDGTVHLVMELCEGGELFDRIVARGHYSERAAAVVMRTIIEVVQLCHEHGVIHRDLKPENFLFANKKENSPLKAIDFGLSIFFKPGERFSEIVGSPYYMAPEVLKRNYGPEIDIWSAGVILYILLCGVPPFWAESEQGVAQAILKGTIDFKRDPWPSVSESAKNLVQQMLEPDPKLRLTAKQVLEHSWLQNAKKASNVPLGDVVKSRLKQLSRMNRFKRRALRVIADHLSTEEVEDIKEMFRGMDTDNDGIVSHEELKAGLAKFGSHLVESEVQMLIEAVDMNGKGTLDYGEFLAVSLHLQRMANDEHLRRAFSYFDKDRNGFIEPNELHEALAEDGAPDSMDVANDILQEVDTDKDGRISYDEFVAMMKTGTDWRKASRHYSRGRFNSLSVRLMKDGSLNLG, from the exons ATGGGTAACTGCTGCCGCTCGCCGGCGGCCGTCGCCCGCAAGGATGTCAAGACCAATTTCCCAGGAGCCCACCACGATCCCGGAGGCCCCGCCTCCGGGAAGGACGGCCACTACCAGAACGGCGTCGGCGGCGCTCATTCCAAGCATCTGATCGTACTCAGCAGCGACGCCAAGTCGGTGGGCGGTATCGAGGAGAAGTACGCGCTGGACCGCGAGCTCGGACGTGGAGAGTTCGGGGTTACCTACCTGTGCGTGGACCGCGACACGAGGGAGCTGCTCGCTTGCAAGTCGATATCGAAGCGGAAGCTGCGGACGTCGGTGGACGTGGAGGACGTGCGCCGGGAGGTGACCATAATGCGGCACCTGCCCAAGAGCCCCAGCATCGTGAGCCTGCGGGAGGCTCTGGAGGACGACGGCACCGTGCATCTGGTGATGGAGCTGTGCGAGGGCGGGGAGCTGTTCGACCGTATCGTGGCGCGGGGGCACTACTCAGAGCGAGCGGCGGCCGTGGTCATGAGGACGATCATTGAAGTCGTGCAGCTGTGCCATGAGCATGGGGTTATCCACCGCGACCTCAAACCGGAGAACTTTCTGTTTGCCAACAAGAAGGAGAATTCACCGTTGAAAGCGATCGACTTTGGGCTTTCTATTTTCTTCAAACCTG GTGAAAGATTTTCTGAGATTGTTGGTAGCCCTTATTATATGGCTCCTGAAGTTCTAAAAAGGAATTATGGACCAGAAATTGATATATGGAGTGCTGGAGTCATTCTATATATCCTCCTCTGTGGAGTTCCACCATTTTGGGCTG AATCTGAACAAGGAGTTGCACAAGCCATTCTTAAGGGGACTATAGATTTCAAACGTGATCCTTGGCCTAGTGTTTCAGAAAGTGCCAAGAATTTGGTTCAGCAGATGTTGGAACCTGATCCCAAGCTTCGGTTAACTGCAAAGCAAGTGCTTG AACATTCTTGGCTTCAAAATGCTAAGAAAGCATCAAATGTACCACTTGGTGATGTTGTGAAGTCAAGGCTCAAACAGTTATCAAGAATGAATCGATTCAAAAGGAGAGCTTTGAGG GTTATCGCCGATCATTTGTCTACTGAAGAAGTTGAAGATATTAAAGAGATGTTCAGGGGGATGGATACTGACAACGATGGCATTGTTTCTCATGAGGAACTCAAAGCTGGccttgctaagtttggttcacacCTTGTGGAGTCTGAGGTGCAGATGCTTATTGAAGCT GTTGATATGAATGGAAAAGGAACCCTAGATTATGGAGAGTTCTTGGCTGTATCTCTTCATTTACAGAGAATGGCAAATGATGAGCATCTGAGAAGGGCTTTCTCATACTTTGACAAAGACAGGAATGGCTTTATTGAGCCAAATGAGCTTCATGAGGCACTAGCAGAAGATGGAGCTCCTGATAGCATGGATGTTGCAAATGATATCTTACAAGAAGTTGATACTGACAAG GATGGACGAATAAGCTATGATGAATTCGTGGCAATGATGAAGACCGGAACAGATTGGAGAAAGGCTTCACGGCACTATTCAAGAGGAAGATTCAACAGTCTGAGTGTCAGATTAATGAAGGATGGGTCCTTAAACTTGGGTTGA